The Apium graveolens cultivar Ventura chromosome 3, ASM990537v1, whole genome shotgun sequence sequence acttgaacctggatcggatcttggttcggggtcaagttagtatatgttaataataatcttgttattTATATTTCTGGTATTTGTGTtgagtgacgtcaactcctgaccccggggttgaggccgtcacataaGAGACAGGACCGTGAAAAAGATGGAAAACTACAAAGAAAAGACAAAACTCTATTTCGTGAAGAAAGCCAGGGTCAGAGAGTATGGAGTGGGAGATTTGGTATTCCGGGACACTGAAGCTTCAGACCCAACAAATCAAGGAAAAATGCAGCCCAAATGGGAAGGGCCTTATAAAGTTAAAGAGGTGTTGCGCCCGGGGACATACAAACTATGTTATCCTAATGATACCGAGGTCCCGAACACCTGGCACATGGCCCGGTTAAGAAAATTCTACCAATGATTAATATGTGCACATTCTGGAATCATCTCCATGTTAGAATTATGATATCTTTATCTCCCAATCAAGTGATTTAAATTCTGTATCTATATGCCCCGGAATGTAATATCTACCTTATTTCGATTTAAATGAAAAACCTTATTTTGAGCATCTCATAGCTTAGAATAGTTTTGTTCTGTTGTTTGATTACTGCTATTGCATGCATACCCAAATGCATGACTTAAACACAACCAATGTGCACTTATACAAATTTCTTAAAATTGAAATTTTACCCCTGCCCGGGGTCAAGAAACACAACCCATGTGCACTTATACAAATTtcttaaaattaaatttttacccCTGCCGGGGTCGAGaaacacaacccatgtgtacttagacAAATTTCTTAAAATTGAAATTTTACCCATGCCCGGGGTCGAGaaacacaacccatgtgtacttagacAAATTTCTTAAAATCGAAATTTTACCCCTTCCTGGGGTCGAGaaacacaacccatgtgtacttagacAAAGTTCTTCAAATCAAAATTTTACCCCTGCCTGGGGCCAAAAGTAAGGCACGATACATGTGTACTTATTAACATTTCTAAAATTGGAAATTTACCCCAACCCGGGGTCAAAGATAAGCAACAATCCATGTATACTCAGAAGATTTCTAGACTTAAAACTTCACCCCTATTCGGGGTCAACAATCCATGGGAACTTGATAAAAATTTTATAAGTCGCAATCCATGTGTACTTGATAAAAATTTTGTAAGTTTTAATGTTGCAACGAAAATGAAAGGCAATAAAATGCAAACAAACCAAGCATTGAATAAACTAACCCGGGGAAGCTGACCCTGAGTAATACCAACGTACATACAAATTAAGCAAGCCAATTGGCTTAGTTCAAAAATACTTAAAAACATTTAATCCAAAATACATGCCATAAAGGCCAAATATTTAGTCTTCAGCTGTCGGTTGGGGGGGAGGAGAAAGAGACTGCTCCAGATCTTCTTGAGAAAGCGGCGGTTGTTGGGCAAGAGGAGACTCGGGAACAGGAGGAGCATTAGTCGACGGTCCAGCCCCGGATTCCCTGGCCAAGATGGCATTGGCTTCATTCGCCAACCGTGTTTCCTCCTCAATGTACTTTTCAAGGAAGACATCAATGATTCCCCCCGGATTGTCTGCGAGGTACCGGGAGGAAACCCTCCAACATATCTAGATCTTCTCCAGAGCTTTCTCGTTCAACTCCTCGAAATATGGCAGAGTTCCCCGGAAGTTGGCCAAGACTTCTTCCGTAGTTGGCCTCGCAGCCAAATCCTCCTTAAGCTTCCGGTTCTCGTCCTTCATCTCCCGGACAGAAGCCTCAGCCCGATCCTACCTCTCCCTGATCTCATCCAAAAGCTTCTTGTGAGCTTCAGCTTCCTTCAAATTGGCCTCTTTCAGCTCCTTCACCATTGGGCCAGATTCTCCGCTTCAGTTTTGGCAACCTCCCCAGCATCAGCTTTCTCCTTCAAGGTCCGGGTAATGGCCACCAAGCCTGCAATTCGGGAGTTGGCCTGTGAACAAATAAGCATCAAAACGGAAAAATACGAACACATAAAAAGACAAGTACAAAAACAGGAAAAACACCTACAACCGTTATTATACACCCTGTCACGGTAATTATGGCAATGGCACGTCCTTTCTGAAAAAAGGGGGGAAAGAGAAACGTTTCATACGCtcaaatatacatatatatatatatgcatatactTCTGTGAGTCCGGCTGGAATCCCAACAGACTTCTGACACCCCTGAATCCTAGTCGTTGCTTTCAGAGTCCGGTCAAATCAAGGACAACCTATCCTTATATATCCGCCATTATACAGAAATTTGAAaaaaccaagtcaaccccggagtctcataTTCCTAAAACCCTGGGTTTAGGGgcaacaaataaaaaaaaaaccCCAAAAATTTTCTTTTACACAGTTTAAGGAACCCCACCTTGGACACAAATCAAagagactaaccaagtcaacctcGGGGTCTCATATTCTTGAAATCCCGGGGTTAGGGgcaacaaatcaaagaaaaacccCAAAAAATTTCCTTCAAGTAATCCAACAAAAACTAACATATTCCCCCATCCGGgaaacccgcataagggagtgggaggCAAATGATAGCCCATAATAGTTCAGGCCCAATAAGAGGAGCCCAGGGCCCAATGAGCAATAACCCTGGGGGACTCCGGGACacgtggcaacatcaccaccgTCCATGTGGCTCGGATCCGGAATATTCCAATGGTCCGGATCTGGAGGTACGTTAGCTCATCACAGACGTCCACGCGTCTTTCAGTCCAAAACTCACCTACGGCCCAGATCCAAGATACAAACCCCTGAACCCTAATGGAAAGCCTATAAAATGCTGATCAAAAGGTGTATTAGGGGTTACTGAATTTTTACTACCTACACACCTATACACACACCATGTATATTCGAGTAATTCTTATTTTGCCCTTTCTTCTCCGATACCCCTTCTCATTCTCACatcggaggtgccgcggggacgccacccccctTCGGTTGTGTTTTGCAGGAGCTCATCCTACAGCTACACCACAAACCACCGTTATTTCTACTTAAATGGAGGTTGAGTCCGGATAGGATAAGGAGAAGACCCCGGGATGATATGGAATTATCaggtataattttattttattttaatccaGACCTTTAAAAAGTAGATACAACAATCAAGAAATAAGTTGTTGGATAAATGGCTCCCAACAAGTTCTAAAGAATTTTTATGGTTTACAGAAGTATATTATTACGTATTTTACAATGTAAGGGATCTTAATCCAGTATCATGCTGATAGGAATCTGCTAAGATCTTCCGTCTAAGCATTCGTTTCTTTTGGGAGACTATTCTTTTGGTAAACCATTTTGAAGATAAAGGGCAAATGAAAGCATTTTTATATGTGAGCATACACGTTCATACTACGTTCATTTCCTTGACGATTTGAGTTCAACTTTATTCACATCCAACTGGCTCAATATGATGAGCAATTCTGCATTCAGCACAGACAATCTAAGTAAAGTGTGAATCACCCAAATTGGGATTTTGTTTATTCATTTTGCTTCGTTCCTCGGAAGATGATTAATTTTATAGTGTTTTCAACACAGGTTAATGGAGATAATTAGCATTGTATTTGGAGCAGCATGCTAGGCTATTAGCCGACAAGTTTAGATATTAACAGAATAGCTACAACTACCTTATCAGTATTAAGACATGTCGCCTATTGCCAACAGAGGTTTACTTCTCAATGGAGCATGTGAAAGCAGAGAAGGTATAAAAAAGAAGGCTGCAGACCTGCAGTGCAAGATCAAACTCCAAAACTCAAAGATTCTAATAGATATCATTCTTACTCTCATGGTTAAATATTGCTAGCAGATTTTAGATGTCTAAATTTGTTGAATCAGCACAAGCTACTTCTCACCTTAGCAGAAAAGTGGAAACAGAGACCCAGTCAAGCAAGTAATAGAAATCAATTTAATAAAGTTAAAAATTGTAACCGTCTCAACTCAAGATAACAACTGAGACAAAGTTCAAATCACATTCCAAAACAGGATATTAGAAATAATCCCATATTGTAAACTACATTTGAGTACTTCGTATTTTCTTACAAGGCCTTCCTCTGATGAATAGATTACCAAACTGGATTTAAGGCTGGTATGAGAGAGAATAGGAACCTGTCTTTGGATCTTGGACAGCTTTAAAGTTGTCAACGCTCATCCCAAATTTCCCCAGTATAGTGTTTCCCACGTCCTTCAATTTACCTGCTCAAATAATATATCCAATCTTCAGCCAAAAGAGTTGAAATGAAATGTGAAGTATAAACCTTACAGCAATGATCAACAGATATTCCTTTGCACAAAAACAGGGAGCTGGTTCTACAACCAAGTACATCAgattcattttttttctttttttgtttgcAGAAAATAAAAACTTGTGAAAGCATAGATGTAAAAGAAAATCACAAATGAGTACGGGAAGCATATCAATCTAGGAAAATAAGTTCATTTTATCTCCAGGAAAAGGAGAAAGGCACAACTTTTACTAGTTTGTAAAGGTACAAAAGAATAATTTTGGTTAACGAACAGGAAAGCAAAACTAATTAGCATAATTGTGTAAACTTTACCAATCATTTCTTCCTTCATCTTCTCACGCTTTTCGCTGGCCAATGACTCTAAACGAACAGCAGATCTCTTAACCCCGATATTAGAAGGTTCCATTTCAAGAAATTTTTTCAAATCTGCagaataaacaaataaaactttaacaagGACCAAATAAACTTGTTGATGAACCCAGTAAGGTAATTGGAACAAAACAATGGCCGTAAAAAAGTGTACATTTTGTGCAAAATAAAATGTATCTCTAAACAAAGTATCTACTATCACCTAAAAAAGTAAATGTTTACAACAGAATTTTAACCCTACCAGCAACGGCTTCTTCGAAGTGTTCCAGTTTTTCATGAGCTTCGGCTCTTCTAAgcaatatttttttgtataaagGATTTAGGTCTAGAGCCTTGGTGCATTCCTTGATCGAGTCCTCATATTTTTCCTGTAATCCATACATGTGACCATATAATTCACCAAAGCACTACTAAATATTGCAAACGCGAAACTAGTTGCTCAAAAAATTAAAGTAGTAGACTCCAAGAATTAGAATGTTTCTGATATTTCACTGAAATACAGTTCCTGGACATACCATCTTTAAGAAACATGCACCACGGTTTCCATGACACACCGAACGTAGTTCAGCTGATGAGGGCACGTCAGCTACAAGTTGTAGAGCAAGATCGTACTTCATAAGTGCATCTTCATATTGTGCACTTCCAAACAGGTCATTTCCTCGTAATTTTGCATCATTTGCATCTTCTAGAGCTTTCTGCATCACAAATTAAATACGtgaaaaaaattcatatttagCGATAGATTGCAACTTTAAAATGCAATTTTATATTAGCAAAATCTGAATagataaaaaaatatatagatgGAAACTATGTTTGAACGAAAGgaacaaaaaaaatattaaaaaaatatcatatatatatgtatatatatttatatatgtttgACCAGAACACAAGCCCAATAAAGTCAAAAATGTTTGTACATCTATAGTTCTAAATATTTATCTTTGAACTCAAATCATAGAATTCAATGGTTTTTATTCAGGTCATTTTCCCTTATTACAAAAGTGGAATGGGACAGTCGCTTTCAGAATAAAGAACGCTTTAATCCAAACACCCCTGACGATGCAgataaaaaaaaagaaagaaacacTATACGAGTATATAGGAGACTTTGGAAGCCAATTAAATTAGAAAAGTAGTTATTACCATTTTAAAACAAAATTGTCTAGTAATTATCGTAAAGGGTTTCAGGTTctctttaaaatttgaattgaaTTTTGGGAATAGGTTGTTATTAATAGGATTTCTATTCCTTGTAAATTATCacatatttatttataattaagatATGTATTGTGTAGTTTAATTTTGTCTTGCAACAAGTCTACACCCCGAACCTCAATTCTACCTGTCGCACTAAACTATCTATTACCAAAGCCTCAAATCCCAGCCTCTCCTGCTGCAAAATCTGTCCTAAAAATCTGAATTCTTCACCAAAAAAATAAATCCAACATCCCAAAATTGCTTATCTCACAGTTACCTTAAAATATTCTGTCAAAGTCCAGAAAGCACATTCTGAGCATTCTATATAAACATGTACCGCAATTTCTAGCAGATAGCAACTGACATTTGATAATTCACGCGGGGTTCTAATAGGAAGAACATAATGAAAAAATAATTCGGGGGTTAGAAGCAAATAAAAAGAGAAGATAAAAGGTAAAGAAATGCAGCTGCAGGAACCATCATTATTGCTGCAGATGCAACTGCAGCCAACTCCTTAACCGGCTAATGCGTTCTATAGTTTGACAGAAGAAGCAAGAAAGAATGCAGAACAATATATAGGAGACTGGGAAACCAATAGATTCAGGGGGTTATATGTCTCAATTTCcgttttcaaaaattataagtaCTAATTACTACTACAATCAATATCTTGTTATGTTTGGACTTTCTCTTGCTAAAAAGGTCCCCCAAAATCACCTCAAACCTCAATACCACGTATTATCCCCAATTACAACTGCTTTTACAAGACTACGGAAAAGCTCAGTATTTAAACAGCTCTAAAACATTAATAGAAAATACAAGGTGCACATAAAAcagttaaattagttgcttattTTACGTCAATTGCACTAGTACCATAGTATACAATAATATGACTACAACACAGACTTAAAATTTGATTCGGTACCTCGAGTATGGAAGTAGAGTAATTCTATCTTATAAATGCTAATTCGAAAACTTTGCTACAATATTCGTTATTGCTATTGTAAACATAAAAATTTAAAACGATAAGTAAGAAAAATCGAAAATAAAAACAAATTAAAAGGAAGCAAGACCTGTTTAATTTGATCGTCGGTGAGGGAATCATGGTAAGGATGATGATGATCTTCTTCTTCATTATCTGCAGCAGTGACACGCACGGATTGATCATTATTGGGAGTAATTTGTTCATCTTTGTTGGTGGGATGATCATTTTCATCGTTAATAACATCGCTTTCACTGGCGGTTTCGAATCCGTCGGATGCGTAACCCTCCTCCGCCGTTGTTGCCTTATTCGATTCTTCGATTACGACCATCTCTCctcctcctctctctctctccttctcGCTCGTCTCCTCAGCTTTCCAGTCTTATATTCACTGGATATTAATTTTCTCAGTTCCAGAAACCTCTTTGGATGGGGGCCTTTTAGGGAGGTCCGAGTACAAAGTTTTTAGAGCTCCAGTTACAATTTGACCAAAATACGGGGAAATCTCTTTTTTTGTCAGAAAATATTGAAAAATCTTAAAATAACTATCTCAccatttaaaataaataaataaattataagtGATATATAGAACAATACTTATAAATTATATAAGTGTTtgaataattttacttataagtcagaatttttttcttaaatgaactaaaatacataattattaaatataactatcttaattcttgaattttaagctaaattaacatttaaaaatatattttttaaaaataaggTTAATAAATCAgcgaaaaattaaaataagttgaaAAAAATACACCGTTACTAATATTCAATTTATCGGCTTATAAGTTATAAACTTATAAGTggggtcgacaaacactcgtagATAAGCTGTTACGAATTTATAAGCCGTTTATAAGTTGGTACAACTTATTTGAGGTATTATTAAAATTaagttttaaattttttatagAGTTCCATTAAAAATTTGATGCATAAAAGTATAGTATTAATATTTTGTAATTCATTGTGGCTAAATATTAGGGAGGCATAGTGGAACATTTTCTTAATTGCTGAGGACTTTATTATGCGGAAACGTTGTCCTAGAGAAACTTTTGACTTTGAATTTCACAGAATTAGAAACGCTTTTTCATTTTATTCTTATGCAATGGCAAAGCAAATTTATGATTATGATAGTGAGTCGAGTATGTTGATCATGATGGGTACATGGAAAGGTTCCGCCAAAGAGGTCTTCTTCAAAAAAAATGAGAGAggttattatatataaaaaaaagcAAGAGAAAGATTTTCAAGTAAAATCAAAAAAATTTCGCAACTGATGGTGCATGTTATTTCTAGTTAGACTTCAACAAATTATACTTGGATTTAGACTTTATGTTATCTAGGGTCGCAAATGATGACCTTTGTCGTTTCTAGTTAAATTTTAATATCGACTTATACTTAGTTATACTTAGATTTTAAATTATGTCACCTGTGATTACCCTTTAAATTTGTTTAAACTATTAGTAACCTTATGGGATACAACATACTTTATATAGTACTTGTTTGCATTTTAATTTTCTCCTAGTTGAATGTCATCATATTTAGTTGCATTATGGATTTCTTTCGGTTTCAACTGTAGTtgcttttattttcttttaatatGAATGGCATATAACACTTTGAAACAATCATGTTTACATGGTTACTTTTATCTATATTTTCTGTTGCATTCAGTTAGAAACAATTTATTATATATTTGTACTTTTACTTGATTTTGGTTATATGTAGTTGCATTTTCGATTTCTTCCGGTTGCAAATTTTGCCACATTTAGTTGCAAATGTACTTGTTTTTTAAATTTTAGGATTTAATGTTTTTTGAGTTGCATCTACAGTTACAATATCATTTTCTTTGAGTTGCAAATTTAGTTACGACTGAGATATCTAGTTGCAGTTCGGGTTTCTTTTAGTTGCATATGTAGTTGTATATTGGTTTTAAAGTTTGGGATATATTTCAGTTGCACAAGTAGTTGAATTTTGGATTTCTTTGAGTTGTAAAGGTACCATATGCCACAGTTTTAAAATAAAATGTCCAAAATGACACTTAATGTTATGTTACGTTTTTATCTATTAAAAATCAAACCAAACCAAACTAAATATACCAAGTATAACCCGCTTAGAACGGGGTTTAGGAGAGTAAAATGTACGAAGCTATACTCCTACCCTGAAAGTAGAGAGACTATTTCCGTGAAGACCCCTGACTTAATGCATAATACATAAAATAGTTTATGTGTGAAAGTTACGCAATGTTACCTACCCCGTCGTTTTATTCACACATGACTTAACTTTATATAAATACATTTGATCATAGACAATGATACATAAATATACGTAAAACTTGACTAAAATAGATTTGATAATATAATTTGTAATATAAACAAGACAATATCTTCACCTATGGTTTCTTTTCACGTGGGACTTACCTTTGTCAGGTGTCTCTTCACAAGATCGCAACCATAATGACTAATAGTTTGACGGTTGACAATCGGAATTTTGATGAAATTAATCTCCTAAAATTATGATACAATCAACATCAAAGAATAAACAAACATAACCCATATACCATCCTGTATTTACTTTTGCACCGTTCTTCTCTGTAGTATAATTCGATGTAGGTGAAACACGAGCGATGATATCTGTAATTTGGAGTGCGTGTAACAGTAGATACAATATTATCTAGTGTTTCGGGTAAAacaaaactaaaaaaaatgacAAAATACAATTAAAGAGTACGACCATATAATTCAACATGTTTTGATATTGAAATTCAAACATTCCctatttagagtttgagatttatATGAGATGGACTCATAGTTGCATTTTGGGTTTTCTTGAGTTACAAATGTAGTTGCAATTGAGATATCTAATTGTAGTTGACATTTGTTTCAGTTGCATTTATAGTTGAATATTGGGTTTAAAGTTTGGTATTTATTTGGGTTGCACCAATAGTTGCATTTTGAATTTCTTTTAGTTGCAAATATAGCTGTAGTTGAGGTTTCTAGTTACATTTGAGATTTTATACTTATT is a genomic window containing:
- the LOC141713212 gene encoding uncharacterized protein LOC141713212, whose amino-acid sequence is MVVIEESNKATTAEEGYASDGFETASESDVINDENDHPTNKDEQITPNNDQSVRVTAADNEEEDHHHPYHDSLTDDQIKQKALEDANDAKLRGNDLFGSAQYEDALMKYDLALQLVADVPSSAELRSVCHGNRGACFLKMEKYEDSIKECTKALDLNPLYKKILLRRAEAHEKLEHFEEAVADLKKFLEMEPSNIGVKRSAVRLESLASEKREKMKEEMIGKLKDVGNTILGKFGMSVDNFKAVQDPKTGSYSLSYQP